One Choloepus didactylus isolate mChoDid1 chromosome 16, mChoDid1.pri, whole genome shotgun sequence DNA window includes the following coding sequences:
- the LOC119511764 gene encoding cytochrome b-c1 complex subunit 7-like, whose amino-acid sequence MAGRPAVAASGRWLDGIRKWYYNAAGFNKLGSMRDDTIAENEDVKEAIRRLPENVYNDRVFRIKRALDLSMRQQILPKEQWTKYEEDKFYLEPYLKEVIRERKEREEWAKK is encoded by the coding sequence ATGGCGGGCCGCCCAGCTGTTGCAGCATCAGGCCGGTGGCTGGATGGTATTCGAAAATGGTATTACAATGCTGCAGGGTTCAATAAACTGGGCTCAATGAGAGATGATACAATAGCTGAGAATGAAGATGTAAAAGAGGCCATAAGAAGGCTTCCTGAGAACGTTTATAATGACAGGGTGTTTCGCATTAAGAGAGCACTGGACCTGAGCATGAGACAGCAGATCTTGCCTAAAGAGCAGTGGACAAAATATGAGGAGGATAAATTCTATCTTGAACCATATCTGAAAGAAGTTATtcgggaaagaaaagagagagaagagtggGCAAAGAAATAA